Part of the Streptococcaceae bacterium ESL0687 genome is shown below.
AAGTAAAATCTTACAGGATTTCACAGGGATTGTCAGGTAAAAGCTCAGGCTCAAACAAAAAAATAGATGGATAAGATCCATCTATCTTCTTTTAGTATTTTCTAAATCTTTGATAACGTTTTTCAACAAGTTCTTCAGGACTTAGGGCAGAAAGTAGCTCAAGTTCAGAAGTCAATGCCTCTTTAAGAGTATAGATTGTTCTTTCTTCTGGAATAATCTTGTCCACTACTCCGTTAGCCAAAAGGTCACTAGAAGTTATCTTAAGTAGTTTGGCAGCTTCAGGGGCACGGCTTACGTCCTTCCAAAGGATGGTCGCAAATCCTTCTGGTGAGAGAATGCTATATACAGCATTTTCAAGCATCCAGACCCTATCTGCTACAGCAAGGGCTAGGGCTCCACCAGATCCTCCTTCACCAGTTATTATAGCAATAACTGGAACCTTTAGATCACTCATTTCTAAAAGGTTTCTTGCAATGGCCTCACCTTGACCACGCTCTTCGGCACCAAGCCCAGGGAAGGCTCCTGCCGTATTAATAAAGGTAATGACAGGACGGTTGAATTTTTCAGCCTGCTTCATTAAGCGTAGGGCCTTACGGTAACCTTCTGGGTGAGGTTGGCCAAAGTTACATTTTAAATTATCCTGCAGGCTCTTTCCCTTTTGGATTCCAATAATTGTTACTGGACGACCAGAAAGGCTTGCAATCCCACCGACAATGGCACCATCATCCCTAAAATTACGGTCCCCGTGGAATTCTATAAAATCATCAAAAAGCTGTTCAGCATAGTCAAGCATGGTCAGTCTATCTTGACTTCTTGCCAGCTGAACAATTTTATTAGCATTTTCGGGCATTTTTCTCTCCTCTAAGTTTAGGAATGTAGGTGTAAGATTTTTCCGATAGTACTAGCTAGATCTTTCCTTCTAACAATCTTATCAACAAAACCTTTTTCCTGTAAAAATTCAGCCTTCTGGAAATCTTCAGGTAAATTTTCACGTACAGTCTGCTCAATAACCCTACGACCTGCAAAACCAACAAGACTTTGCGGTTCAGCTAAGATTATGTCTCCAAGCATGGCAAAAGATGCTGTAACTCCCCCAGTTGTTGGGTCGGTTAAAACGGTTAAATAAAGTAGACCTGCATTTGAATGTCTTTTAACCGCAGCAGATATTTTAGCCATTTGCATAAGGCTCATAATACCTTCCTGCATCCGGGCACCACCTGATGCTGTAAAGATGACAACTGGTAGACCTTCAGCTTGGGCATGCTCAAAAAGCCTAGTGATCTTCTCACCAACAACCATTCCCATTGAGGCCATAATAAAATTTGGGTCCATGATGGCTAAGGCTGTCTTTTGTCCCTTAATTTTTGCAAGGCCAGTTAGAACAGCTTCATCAAGACCTGTCTTTTCTTTAGTGAAAGCAAGTTTTTCAGGATAACCTGGAAAATCAAGGGGGTCAGTTGTTTCAATTCCTGTAAATAGCTCTTCAAAAGATCCCTTATCAACGATAAGCTTAAGACGCTCTTTAGCAGAAATCCTAAAATTATAACCACAGAAGGGACAAACCTTTTCCTTACCTAAATCCTTAGTGTAGATGGTATGTTTACAAACAGGACATTTGGCAAAAAGTTCGTCAGGAATTTCAGGCTTACTTACCTTTTCATCTATTGTTGAACGGTTAGGATTTATCCGAATATACTTATTTTTTTTGCTAAATAAAGCCATGGTTTCTTAAATCTCTCCCTCTAAATAGTCAGATAAGAAAACTTCTCCAAGAAAGGAAGTATCATAATCTCCTGCGATAATTTGATCATTTGAGATCAAGTCTAGTTGGAAGTCTGCATTAGTTTGAACACCTTCAACTTCAAGCTCAAAAAGAGCCCTTTGCATTTTCATTAATGCCTCAAAACGATTTTCCCCGTGGACGATTATTTTAGCAATCATACTGTCATAGTAAGGAGGAATAGTATAACCCTGATACATGGCAGAATCAACACGCAAGCCAACACCACCTGACGGAAGGTACAAACCACTTATATTACCAGGACTTGGGGCAAAGTTGAATTTAGGGTTTTCAGCATTTATACGGCATTCAATAGCGTGACCTGTGAACTCAATATCTTCTTGCTGAATGTCAAGGCTTTCACCAGCAGCAATTTTGATTTGAGACTTAACAATATCAACTCCAGTTATAAATTCTGTTACGGGATGCTCCACCTGAATTCTTGTATTCATTTCCATGAAATAGAAGTCACCAGATTCTTCATCCAGTAAAAATTCAATGGTTCCAGCATTTTCATAACCAACATATGAGGCAGCAGCTACTGCCGCTTGACCTATTTTATTTCTTAAGCTGTGTCCAATTGCAACTGAAGGGGCTTCTTCTAGAACCTTTTGGTTGTTACGCTGGAGGGAGCAATCACGCTCACCCAGATGGATAACTTGACCAAATTCATCTGCTAGAATCTGCACCTCAATATGCCTAGCTGGATAGATAACACGTTCTAAGTACATGGCTCCGTTACCAAAGGCTGCCTGAGCTTCAGCTTGGGCAGAAGCAAAATTAGGAACGAGTTCTTCCTTAGAATTTACCTTCCTAATTCCCTTTCCACCACCACCAGCAGAAGCTTTAAGCATAACTGGATAGCCAATTTTCTCAGCAATTTCAAGGGCCTCTTGGGCTGAGTAAACCTCCCCATCAGAACCTGGAATAACAGGGACTTTGGCCGCAATCATCTGTTTACGGGCATTAATCTTATCTCCCATCATGTCCATAATTTTGGCTGATGGTCCAATAAATTTGATTCCCACTTCTTCACAGAGGTTAGCAAATTTTGAATTCTCACTTAAAAATCCAAAACCTGGGTGGATAGCTTCAGCTTTTAAAGTAACTGCAGCTGAAATTATTTGGTGCATGTTTAGGTAAGATTCGCTTGCCTTAGCTGGACCTATACAAACTGCTTCATCAGCTAATAAAGTATGAAGGGCATAGCGGTCTGCTTCCGAGTAGACGGCAACTGTTTGAATTCCAAGTTCGCGTGCAGCACGGATAATCCTTACTGCAATCTCCCCTCGATTTGCAATTAATATTTTCTTAAACATGATTCACCAACCTATTCACCAATTGCAAAGGTTAAAGTACCCTTTGCGGCTAATTTACCATCAACTGAAGCTTGAGCTTCAACAACGGCAATCGGACCACGGCGTTTAATGAATTTAGCCTTGAGGATTAGTTGATCGCCAGGAACAACTTGCTTTTTAAACTTAACATTGTCCATTCCAGCATAAAAAACTAATTTCCCCTTGTTTTCGTCCTTTGATAATTCAAGAACACCAGCTGCTTGAGCGAGAGCTTCCATGATTAAAACACCTGGCATAACTGGATATTCAGGAAAATGTCCATTAAAGAAAGGTTCATTAATAGTAACATTTTTTAAGGCTGTAATCTCATCTTCACTGACCTCAAGGACACGGTCAACTAGAAGCATGGGATAGCGGTGAGGAAGGGATTCTTTGATTTTATTTATATCAATCATTTGATTCTCACCAAGTCCTCTCCAAACTCAACCATCTCCTCTGATGCTACAAGAATTTCAGTTACAATACCATCACACGGAGCTGGAATTTCATTCATAACCTTCATAGCTTCAATAATTAAAAGAGTTTGTCCTTTTTTAACCTTATCGCCAACTGAAACAAAATCATCCTTATCTGGTGCTGGTTTTAGGTAGGCAACACCAACAAGGGGACTTTTAACAGCTTCTCCTTCAGCAGCTTCTTCAACCACTACAAGCTCTGGGCTTGCAGGAGTTTCGCTGGCTACAGGACTAACTGAGCTAGCAGGAGCTAGAGGAACCTCAACAATTTCTCTTTCACTTACTGCAGTTGAAGGATTTGATGGGTTAAGCTGCCCTGAATTTTTAGAAAAGGCAAGATTGAATTCATTAGTTGAATAAGAAAATTCACGAAGGGAAGATTTGTCAAACTGGTTAAGTAGATCCTTAACCTCATTTATATGCATAGGCATTATTATTCTCCCTCCCATTTCTTAAGAGCGATTACGGCATTGTGTCCACCGAATCCTAATGAGTTTGAGATGGCATACTTGATATCGTGATCTCGGCCTTGACCAAGAACAACATTAACCATTGATGTATTTTCATCTAGTTCTTTTGTTCCAGCATTAACCGGAGCATATTGGTTTAAGATTGCCTGTAGGGTTGCAACAGCTTCAATCCCACCAGCTCCCCCAAGGGCATGACCTGTTAAAGCTTTAGTAGAAGATACTAAAACATTTTCATCATCACCAAAGACAGTATGAATAGCAAGGGCTTCCCCGCGCTCATTAGCTTGAGTAGAAGTACCATGAGCATTGATGTAACCAACTTCAGAAGGTTCAATTCCACCTTCATCAAGGGCAAGTTTCATAGCCTTAGCAGCTCCTGAACCATCAGTTAATGGTGTTGTCATATGGTAGGCATCATTAGTTGATCCGTAACCTACAATCTCTGCAAGAATATTTGCACCGCGGTTTTTAGCATGTTCAAGGCTTTCAAGAACAAGGACACCAGCTCCTTCTCCTAGAACAAAACCAGACCTATCCTTATCAAAAGGAATTGATGCTCTCTTAGGATCTGTTTCACTTGTTAGGGCTGTTAGATTGGCAAATCCCGCCACTCCGAATTCACAAATGGCAGCTTCTGTTCCACCTGCTAACATGATATCTGCATATCCATTTTTGATTTCATGGAAGGCTGATCCAATGGCATTGGTACCAGCAGCACAGGCAGTAACTTCAGCGCGGCTCACCCCGTTAGCTTTAACACGGATGGCAACATTACCTGTAGCCATGTTAGCAATTGATAGAGGAACGAAAAGAGGGGCAACCCTTTTTGGACCACGAGTTGCAAGTCTTGCACCCTGTTCTTCAATAACCGGTAATCCTCCAATCCCTGAACCAATAATGGCACCGAAACGGTCATGGTTAAGGTCGTTGTCATCTGGATCAATACCTGCCATATTTAAAGCTTCAAGAGCTGCATAAACTGCATAAAGGCTGTAAGTATCCATCCTTTTTTTATCCTTATGGACAAAATATTTATCAAAGGGAAAATCATTGATTTCACCTGCAACTGTGATACCAGTAGCACTAGCATCAAATTTTTTAATTACATCAATTCCACTGTTACCAGCAGAAAGGTTTTCCCAAAATTCTTCCGGGCTATTACCTATAGGTGACGTTATACCATAACCGGTAATAACTACGCGATTTGTCATGTTCATACTCCTCAATTAATAAACTATTTCAGGACCGTTTGTTTAAACTCTTCTATTTATACTGATAGACTCTATTAATATAATAGAAGATAAGGGTCTCCTACTTATTTTCTACTGCATGGTTAAACCACCATCGATTGCGATGGTTTGACCTGTAAGATATTCTTGACCTGCTAAGAATAAGGAAACTTCTGCAACTTCAGAAGGATTTCCAAAACGTTTCATTGGAATTTGAGCCTTCATGCTATCCTTAACCTTGTCAGATAAAACGTCGGTCATATCACTTTCAATAAATCCAGGAGCAATAGCATTTACTCTGATATTTCGCCCAGCAACCTCACGAGCCACTGATTTTGTAAGTCCGATAAGACCTGCCTTAGAAGCAGCATAGTTGGCCTGACCAATATTTCCCATTAGACCCACGACAGAAGTCATGTTAATAATGGCACCTTGACGAGCCTTGGTCATTGGTTTTAAAACTGCTTGAGTCATGTTGAAGGCACCTGACAGGTTGATGTTTAAAACTTGCTCAAAATCATCCAGGGTCATCTTAAGCATAAGTTTATCATTAGTGATTCCTGCATTGTTGATTAGAATATCAACACTTCCTAGGACTTCAATTGCTTCTTCAACCATTCTTTTGGCATCAGCTGCATCACTAACATCCCCAGAGATAGCTACAGCACGACCTTCATAGTCGTTAAATTCATTCAAAAGCTCCTCAGAAATTTGAGAGCGCCCGTTTAAAACAACGTTGGCACCAGCTTTTGCGAATTGATGGGCAATGGCTAAACCAATCCCACGACTTGAACCAGTGATAAAGACGTTTTTATTTAAAATTTCCACTTTTTATTTCTCCAAAAATGCTTGTAAGCTTGCTAAATCCTCAACTTGATCAACTTCAACTGTCTTGTCAATCTTTTTAAGGAAACCTGATAATACCTTTCCTGGACCAATTTCTAGGAAGTGATTAACTCCAAGATCAATCATTTCTTCTACTGATTCGTAAAATTTAACTGGTTCCATAACCTGACGAGTTAAAAGGTTTTTAATATCATCAAAAGCCATGGTCTGGGCAGTAGTGTTTGATATTAAAGGTAAATCAAATTGATTAAACTCAACTGTTTCAAGAACCTGACCTAATTTT
Proteins encoded:
- a CDS encoding acetyl-CoA carboxylase carboxyl transferase subunit alpha, which gives rise to MPENANKIVQLARSQDRLTMLDYAEQLFDDFIEFHGDRNFRDDGAIVGGIASLSGRPVTIIGIQKGKSLQDNLKCNFGQPHPEGYRKALRLMKQAEKFNRPVITFINTAGAFPGLGAEERGQGEAIARNLLEMSDLKVPVIAIITGEGGSGGALALAVADRVWMLENAVYSILSPEGFATILWKDVSRAPEAAKLLKITSSDLLANGVVDKIIPEERTIYTLKEALTSELELLSALSPEELVEKRYQRFRKY
- the fabZ gene encoding 3-hydroxyacyl-ACP dehydratase FabZ, with the protein product MIDINKIKESLPHRYPMLLVDRVLEVSEDEITALKNVTINEPFFNGHFPEYPVMPGVLIMEALAQAAGVLELSKDENKGKLVFYAGMDNVKFKKQVVPGDQLILKAKFIKRRGPIAVVEAQASVDGKLAAKGTLTFAIGE
- the fabF gene encoding beta-ketoacyl-ACP synthase II, producing MTNRVVITGYGITSPIGNSPEEFWENLSAGNSGIDVIKKFDASATGITVAGEINDFPFDKYFVHKDKKRMDTYSLYAVYAALEALNMAGIDPDDNDLNHDRFGAIIGSGIGGLPVIEEQGARLATRGPKRVAPLFVPLSIANMATGNVAIRVKANGVSRAEVTACAAGTNAIGSAFHEIKNGYADIMLAGGTEAAICEFGVAGFANLTALTSETDPKRASIPFDKDRSGFVLGEGAGVLVLESLEHAKNRGANILAEIVGYGSTNDAYHMTTPLTDGSGAAKAMKLALDEGGIEPSEVGYINAHGTSTQANERGEALAIHTVFGDDENVLVSSTKALTGHALGGAGGIEAVATLQAILNQYAPVNAGTKELDENTSMVNVVLGQGRDHDIKYAISNSLGFGGHNAVIALKKWEGE
- the accC gene encoding acetyl-CoA carboxylase biotin carboxylase subunit, translated to MFKKILIANRGEIAVRIIRAARELGIQTVAVYSEADRYALHTLLADEAVCIGPAKASESYLNMHQIISAAVTLKAEAIHPGFGFLSENSKFANLCEEVGIKFIGPSAKIMDMMGDKINARKQMIAAKVPVIPGSDGEVYSAQEALEIAEKIGYPVMLKASAGGGGKGIRKVNSKEELVPNFASAQAEAQAAFGNGAMYLERVIYPARHIEVQILADEFGQVIHLGERDCSLQRNNQKVLEEAPSVAIGHSLRNKIGQAAVAAASYVGYENAGTIEFLLDEESGDFYFMEMNTRIQVEHPVTEFITGVDIVKSQIKIAAGESLDIQQEDIEFTGHAIECRINAENPKFNFAPSPGNISGLYLPSGGVGLRVDSAMYQGYTIPPYYDSMIAKIIVHGENRFEALMKMQRALFELEVEGVQTNADFQLDLISNDQIIAGDYDTSFLGEVFLSDYLEGEI
- the fabG gene encoding 3-oxoacyl-[acyl-carrier-protein] reductase; the encoded protein is MEILNKNVFITGSSRGIGLAIAHQFAKAGANVVLNGRSQISEELLNEFNDYEGRAVAISGDVSDAADAKRMVEEAIEVLGSVDILINNAGITNDKLMLKMTLDDFEQVLNINLSGAFNMTQAVLKPMTKARQGAIINMTSVVGLMGNIGQANYAASKAGLIGLTKSVAREVAGRNIRVNAIAPGFIESDMTDVLSDKVKDSMKAQIPMKRFGNPSEVAEVSLFLAGQEYLTGQTIAIDGGLTMQ
- the accB gene encoding acetyl-CoA carboxylase biotin carboxyl carrier protein encodes the protein MHINEVKDLLNQFDKSSLREFSYSTNEFNLAFSKNSGQLNPSNPSTAVSEREIVEVPLAPASSVSPVASETPASPELVVVEEAAEGEAVKSPLVGVAYLKPAPDKDDFVSVGDKVKKGQTLLIIEAMKVMNEIPAPCDGIVTEILVASEEMVEFGEDLVRIK
- the accD gene encoding acetyl-CoA carboxylase, carboxyltransferase subunit beta — protein: MALFSKKNKYIRINPNRSTIDEKVSKPEIPDELFAKCPVCKHTIYTKDLGKEKVCPFCGYNFRISAKERLKLIVDKGSFEELFTGIETTDPLDFPGYPEKLAFTKEKTGLDEAVLTGLAKIKGQKTALAIMDPNFIMASMGMVVGEKITRLFEHAQAEGLPVVIFTASGGARMQEGIMSLMQMAKISAAVKRHSNAGLLYLTVLTDPTTGGVTASFAMLGDIILAEPQSLVGFAGRRVIEQTVRENLPEDFQKAEFLQEKGFVDKIVRRKDLASTIGKILHLHS